The Stegostoma tigrinum isolate sSteTig4 chromosome 41, sSteTig4.hap1, whole genome shotgun sequence genome has a window encoding:
- the LOC125448576 gene encoding myb-related transcription factor, partner of profilin-like: MREGRTPRFSDGAVEVLLERVRAHREILFPWEGRSVPRELVHQAWMDVAVCVNARSEVPKTWLQCRKKFNGLTWAAKEKLARRARKRTSAGERPPSILDLTHVEQEALDIIGPNSRRSIENGEAGGQVSQGLSHYLGFTGHKIERHHLMEEAPSPAPSFQYHSMEIGMSDRKEGELQESSRGELFGNSEQELNILERTVLETDSHRVNSVPSYTEEDKDADLSGPAFKRMIFHEHHQLLKALDSLPRSCLTLSESMEESASVLCGVVTQGITSLQSSMEHMVSSVEAAVRPPIPEPVTPALASLIEAQTGAIQALACTISSGLERLGARIDRGFSRVTGLLESALPPASGGATEARSQGSGKMGMARSHTTQDAIAPAPLLHPQPLTAPEAAAVLQPEVRSPRTRSVRDRRP, translated from the exons ATGAGGGAAGGCCGGACGCCCCGTTTCAGTGACGGCGCCGTAGAGGTGCTGctcgagcgggtcagggctcatAGGGAGATCCTGTTTCCCTGGGAGGGCAGGAGTGTGCCCCGGGAGTTGGTGCACCAGGCCTGGATGGACGTAGCTGTCTGTGTGAACGCCAGGAGCGAGGTGCCCAAGACCTGGCTGCAGTGTAGGAAGAAGTTCAACGGCCTGACCTGGGCGGCCAAG GAGAAGCTGGCACGTCGAGCAAGAAAGAGGACCAGTGCTGGGGAGCGGCCACCCTCCATTCTAGATCTCACCCACGTGGAGCAGGAAGCTCTGGACATCATTGGGCCCAACAGCCGGAGGAGCATTGAGAACGGCGAGGCTGGAGGCCAAGTTTCACAGG GTCTGTCCCACTACTTGGGCTTCACTGGGCACAAGATCGAGAGGCACCACCTGATGGAAGAGGCGCCATCGCCAGCTCCATCCTTCCAGTACCACAGCATGGAAATCGGCATGTCAGACAGGAAAGAGGGCGAACTCCAAGAGTCGTCACGAGGTGAATTATTCGGCAATAGTGAGCAGGAGCTGAACATACTGGAAAGGACAGTGCTGGAGACAGACAGCCATAGGGTCAACTCAGTTCCCAGCTATACTGAAGAGGACAAAGATGCTGATTTGAGTGGCCCAGCCTTTAAAAGAATGATCTTCCATGAGCATCACCAATTGCTCAAGGCTTTGGACAGCCTGCCCAGGAGCTGCCTCACCCTGTCTGAGAGTATGGAGGAGTCTGCTTCTGTACTATGTGGTGTTGTGACACAAGGGATCACAAGCCTGCAGTCTAGCATGGAACACATGGTTAGCTCGGTGGAAGCCGCAGTGAGGCCCCCCATCCCGGAGCCTGTGACCCCTGCGTTAGCCTCGTTGATCGAGGCTCAAACCGGTGCCATTCAGGCCCTGGCCTGCACCATCTCCTCTGGATTGGAAAGGTTGGGGGCACGGATCGACCGAGGCTTCAGTCGAGTCACCGGCCTCTTGGAATCTGCCCTCCCACCAGCCAGTGGTGGCGCCACTGAGGCCAGGTCCCAGGGCAGTGGCAAGATGGGCATGGCACGATCCCATACCACTCAGGATGCTATTGCACCCGCACCCTTGCTGCATCCCCAACCTCTCACTGCCCCAGAGGCAGCGGCAGTACTTCAGCCTGAAGTCAGGTCTCCTCGCACTCGATCTGTTCGAGATCGCCGACCATAA
- the LOC125448484 gene encoding probable G-protein coupled receptor 139 yields MIEIFRGIRKVYYLVLALIGIPVNLLAIIILSQGKCGLSACISRYLVAMAAADQLVIITEVILKRISSYYFPGSFLQVTLVCSIIKVLRRASIDNSVWLTVTFSFDRFIAICCQKLKTNYCTNKNAAVVIATTCSLLCLKNIPYYFTYKPKEIINNVPWFCDIKSSFYTNAAWLVFDWFDTILTPLLPFAIIMLLNALTVRHILVANQIRKGLRGKSKGHNQNDPEMESRRKSVILLFAISGSFVLLWLLYVLEFFYYIITKSNGPKDNDSLYIFEQVGYILRSLSCCTNTFIYGVTQTKFREQFKKVTKRPLTLLVELINNKIHLK; encoded by the exons ATGATTGAAATATTTCGCGGCATCAGAAAAGTATACTACCTGGTTCTTGCTCTCATTGGTATTCCTG TTAATTTGTTGGCGATTATAATCCTATCCCAAGGAAAGTGTGGTCTTTCTGCTTGTATCAGTCGCTATCTGGTGGCCATGGCAGCTGCTGATCAACTAGTCATTATCACAGAGGTCATATTGAAGAGGATTAGTTCTTATTATTTCCCAGGTTCTTTCCTTCAAGTAACACTCGTGTGCAGCATTATTAAAGTCCTGCGTCGGGCATCAATAGATAACTCTGTGTGGTTAACAGTTACTTTCTCTTTTGATCGTTTTATTGCGAtatgttgccagaagctgaaaacaaaTTATTGCACTAATAAGAATGCAGCTGTGGTCATTGCTACAACCTGCAGTCTACTGTGTTTAAAGAACATTCCCTATTATTTTACATATAAACCAAAGGAGATAATAAACAATGTACCATGGTTCTGTGATATAAAGTCAAGTTTTTACACTAATGCTGCTTGGTTGGTATTTGACTGGTTTGACACGATATTAACGCCACTGCTTCCATTTGCAATCATCATGttgctcaatgctctgacagtCAGGCATATTCTGGTGGCAAATCAAATTCGTAAGGGCCTGAGAGGAAAAAGCAAGGGACATAATCAGAATGACCCAGAAATGGAGAGCCGAAGAAAATCTGTAATTTTGCTCTTTGCCATATCAGGGAGTTTTGTGCTTTTATGGCTTTTATATGTCCTGGAATTCTTCTACTATATCATTACTAAAAGCAATGGCCCTAAAGATAATGACTCTTTATATATCTTTGAACAAGTTGGATATATATTGCGGAGTTTAAGTTGCTGTACAAATACATTTATTTATGGAGTGACGCAGACGAAGTTCAGAGAACAATTCAAGAAAGTGACGAAACGCCCATTGACCCTACTTGTTGAactaataaataataaaatacaTCTGAAATGA